One region of Bdellovibrio bacteriovorus genomic DNA includes:
- a CDS encoding sensor histidine kinase has product MEKAKHDSRQSFGTFQKIAFVTADNSISSKGIDGTGFVRGWRCVDLVAFANNNEFHMSLVQLRYYIIAFSFLVSANAFASISMNLSAGVSSPQIENPADVSFTSFQEPEIAMGYSAEDLWIRIELQNESPTTEKKILFLDSPLAGRLSLYGADGVAQISGPGVPLNRRLYPSRLGAFPLELPPHSEEVLYLKRSSHHALNTKVQVIDEATFLKEEETAKAVFFFYIGGILSLVVYNFFVGLATSQKDHISYAFFALSFGVTAMVLHGVFDTYLIPTPDFVFSNYLMFFSSVTLFTASVFVRRFLNITKNFSVGYYGTAVFCGLGIVTMLASFFAPTHRELFIFGYWIDLSIAGAILFFIFCGVYSLVKFKNKLALYFLASWLVVFIGTFFWIGSLHGFVKANSVTQYSLLFANLGEMLVLSLGLAYKLKTLDREKRQAQQAAGDKDRYHRLVRVLSHDVANTVSGLMYHSEMLEELAEHPKVREHAQKINLTIQRLDKILHSVRNEEVVYSLKSKAPLQLVELSLACAEAVQHCAWQLENKNIRVHSRVPSGKYVKADHSALVNQVLLNLLSNAIKFSASGKSITLSYVERDEHIGIVVKDEGTGIPPEELENIFKGKKLFSRRGTANETGTGLGTTLVSDYMRLFDGVIEVQSVHSAVGADSGTTVTLLFPKRLLTT; this is encoded by the coding sequence TTGGAAAAAGCCAAGCATGACAGCCGTCAATCCTTCGGCACTTTCCAAAAAATAGCTTTCGTCACTGCGGACAATTCTATTTCATCTAAAGGCATTGATGGCACCGGCTTCGTTCGCGGATGGAGATGTGTTGACCTCGTTGCCTTCGCGAACAATAATGAATTCCACATGTCGCTGGTTCAACTTCGGTATTACATCATTGCGTTCTCATTCCTAGTTTCTGCGAATGCATTTGCAAGCATTTCAATGAATTTATCGGCGGGAGTAAGCTCTCCTCAGATAGAAAATCCCGCAGATGTCTCATTTACATCTTTTCAAGAGCCCGAAATTGCCATGGGCTATAGCGCAGAAGATCTTTGGATCCGAATCGAATTGCAAAACGAGTCACCGACAACCGAAAAGAAAATTTTGTTTTTAGATTCGCCATTGGCAGGCCGTCTTTCATTATATGGAGCAGATGGTGTTGCGCAAATTTCTGGTCCCGGTGTTCCTCTTAATAGACGTCTTTATCCCTCAAGGCTCGGCGCGTTTCCCCTCGAACTTCCTCCTCATAGTGAAGAAGTCCTGTATCTAAAAAGAAGTTCCCATCACGCCTTAAATACAAAAGTGCAGGTGATTGATGAAGCGACATTTCTTAAAGAGGAAGAAACCGCCAAAGCCGTCTTCTTCTTTTATATAGGTGGGATTCTGTCTTTGGTTGTTTATAACTTCTTTGTGGGTCTGGCGACCTCGCAAAAAGATCATATTAGTTACGCTTTTTTCGCGTTAAGCTTTGGTGTAACCGCCATGGTTCTTCATGGTGTTTTTGATACGTATTTAATACCCACTCCCGACTTCGTTTTCTCAAACTATTTAATGTTCTTTTCGTCAGTGACCCTTTTTACTGCTTCAGTCTTCGTTCGACGGTTTTTGAATATCACTAAAAATTTTTCCGTGGGTTACTACGGAACAGCCGTCTTCTGCGGGTTGGGGATAGTGACGATGCTTGCGAGTTTTTTTGCTCCCACCCATCGTGAACTCTTCATTTTTGGATACTGGATTGATCTTTCCATCGCTGGAGCTATTCTCTTTTTTATTTTCTGTGGCGTCTATTCATTAGTGAAGTTTAAAAACAAATTGGCGCTGTACTTTCTTGCTAGCTGGCTTGTGGTATTCATTGGAACATTTTTCTGGATTGGCTCTTTGCATGGGTTTGTGAAAGCAAATTCCGTCACTCAATATTCGTTGCTTTTTGCGAATCTTGGAGAAATGTTGGTCCTGTCATTGGGACTGGCGTACAAACTCAAAACATTGGACCGTGAAAAGCGCCAAGCACAGCAGGCTGCGGGGGACAAAGACCGTTACCATCGTTTGGTTCGTGTCCTTTCTCACGACGTAGCAAACACCGTATCCGGTTTGATGTACCATTCAGAAATGCTCGAAGAACTGGCCGAGCACCCTAAGGTTCGTGAACACGCGCAAAAGATCAATCTTACTATTCAGCGTCTGGATAAGATCCTGCATTCGGTTCGTAATGAAGAAGTCGTCTACTCCTTGAAATCCAAGGCTCCGTTACAACTGGTCGAGTTAAGTCTGGCGTGTGCAGAGGCTGTTCAGCACTGCGCCTGGCAATTAGAAAACAAAAACATCCGGGTTCATTCGCGCGTTCCTTCAGGAAAATACGTCAAAGCAGATCATTCGGCGCTGGTAAATCAGGTTCTTCTAAATCTTTTATCTAATGCGATCAAATTTTCCGCATCCGGAAAGTCAATCACTCTTTCCTACGTCGAACGCGATGAACATATCGGCATTGTAGTGAAAGACGAAGGGACCGGTATTCCTCCCGAGGAGCTTGAGAATATCTTTAAAGGAAAAAAGCTCTTTTCTCGCCGAGGTACAGCTAACGAAACCGGTACAGGGCTAGGCACGACCCTGGTCAGCGATTATATGCGACTTTTTGATGGAGTCATCGAAGTGCAATCCGTGCATTCCGCTGTAGGCGCGGATTCTGGGACGACGGTCACCCTGCTTTTCCCGAAACGTCTCTTGACGACATAG
- a CDS encoding cyanophycinase, whose protein sequence is MFMESAKKKIRRSEARHVKVLHPHGTLIIIGGREDKTGEKRILKEIAARVNGGKLIVITAASEVPEEVYPEYREIFKKLGVKKIEHFHCNQPEEVRNMDLQKMFDKAKVVFFTGGDQLKLTSKLGGTLVMDYIIDVFKKGGTLAGTSAGASVMGEIMLVGGENAESHKVGNWMMAPGMRFVESLIIDQHFAQRGRIGRLLGAVALNPGVLGIGIDEGTAIIVENEKFRIMGENAVYVLDGRGVTYTNISEASADQTMSIHDVKLHVLSEPEVFDLKKRTALSLS, encoded by the coding sequence ATGTTTATGGAATCCGCAAAGAAAAAGATCCGTCGATCTGAAGCCAGACATGTCAAAGTACTCCATCCCCACGGAACACTCATTATCATTGGAGGACGTGAGGATAAAACAGGAGAAAAAAGAATCTTAAAAGAAATCGCCGCCCGAGTGAATGGCGGAAAGCTCATTGTTATCACCGCCGCTAGTGAAGTGCCCGAAGAAGTTTATCCCGAGTACCGTGAAATCTTTAAAAAACTGGGCGTCAAAAAAATCGAACACTTTCACTGCAATCAGCCCGAAGAAGTTCGTAATATGGACCTGCAAAAAATGTTTGATAAAGCGAAAGTGGTTTTTTTCACCGGTGGGGATCAGTTAAAGCTGACCAGTAAGCTTGGTGGCACATTGGTGATGGATTACATCATCGACGTTTTTAAAAAAGGTGGAACGCTTGCAGGAACATCTGCCGGAGCAAGTGTGATGGGTGAAATCATGCTTGTTGGAGGAGAAAATGCCGAATCCCACAAGGTGGGAAATTGGATGATGGCTCCGGGAATGCGATTTGTGGAAAGTTTAATCATCGATCAGCACTTTGCTCAGCGGGGTCGTATTGGCAGACTTTTGGGGGCGGTCGCCCTAAATCCCGGCGTCTTGGGAATTGGGATTGATGAAGGGACGGCGATCATCGTTGAAAATGAAAAGTTTCGTATCATGGGTGAAAATGCAGTTTACGTCTTAGATGGCCGGGGCGTAACGTACACAAATATTTCTGAGGCCTCTGCGGACCAGACGATGTCGATTCATGATGTGAAGCTACATGTTCTTTCTGAACCTGAAGTCTTTGATTTGAAAAAACGCACGGCGCTGTCCCTGTCTTAG
- a CDS encoding BamA/TamA family outer membrane protein — protein sequence MRGIFAALFVVTLVLLPAFCWAQEDAYADDANSSYNQSQARVYSDFDDIDALDSLDRRNLNAAKPTEQLPVNPQIKNKDSEWVLAPIPFYNPSQEWGLALVAQYIFSHKEGESPSVIGAAAFGTEKKSYGGAIGYLGRLREDRWRVGVALGTARMLTNFYGVGRFPQNKENSVLLQQDVKFAGLQVTPKIFDRLYVGLTLVAFELENTFPDFNMPAFIDEKLTTSTWVPGLKIEYDSRNDTFYPTKGGLLSGNALFHDKDFGENHDYQTYSLSYNRYFGLAPAHVLAMRGLAETVYGDVPFYSLPMFGSQSDLRGFEAGKYRDRVLWAAQAEYRYRFTDRWGLVLFAGMGQVVHDLDEVNFDDTLTSGGTGLRFKIASNNPVDFRVDVASGDGEISWYFSVGQAF from the coding sequence ATGCGGGGAATATTTGCAGCCCTTTTTGTGGTGACCCTAGTTTTGCTGCCTGCTTTTTGCTGGGCGCAAGAAGATGCTTATGCGGACGACGCGAATTCTAGCTACAATCAATCACAAGCGAGGGTGTATTCAGATTTCGATGATATTGATGCTTTAGATTCGTTGGATCGTCGAAACTTGAATGCGGCTAAACCCACTGAACAATTGCCGGTCAATCCCCAAATTAAAAACAAAGACTCTGAATGGGTGCTTGCTCCCATTCCATTTTACAATCCGTCACAAGAATGGGGACTGGCCTTGGTGGCGCAGTATATTTTTTCCCACAAAGAAGGGGAGTCGCCAAGTGTCATAGGTGCGGCCGCCTTTGGAACCGAGAAGAAATCTTACGGAGGAGCCATTGGTTACTTAGGTCGTTTGCGTGAAGATCGTTGGCGAGTGGGGGTTGCGCTCGGAACGGCTCGTATGTTGACCAACTTTTACGGCGTGGGTCGCTTTCCGCAAAACAAAGAAAATTCAGTGCTACTTCAGCAAGATGTCAAGTTTGCAGGTTTGCAAGTAACACCAAAAATTTTCGATCGTCTTTATGTCGGTCTGACATTAGTGGCTTTTGAATTGGAGAATACTTTTCCTGATTTCAATATGCCGGCTTTCATCGATGAAAAGTTAACAACATCCACGTGGGTGCCCGGTCTTAAGATCGAGTATGATTCCAGAAATGACACCTTTTATCCCACCAAGGGCGGACTCTTAAGTGGAAACGCTTTATTCCATGACAAAGACTTCGGAGAAAATCATGACTATCAGACCTACAGTCTTTCCTACAATCGCTATTTTGGTTTAGCTCCGGCGCACGTTCTCGCAATGAGGGGGCTTGCAGAAACTGTCTACGGTGATGTGCCGTTTTACTCTTTACCCATGTTCGGATCTCAAAGTGATTTGCGGGGGTTTGAAGCCGGTAAATACCGGGACCGCGTTTTATGGGCGGCGCAAGCGGAATATCGCTATCGCTTCACTGACCGCTGGGGGCTTGTTCTTTTCGCCGGGATGGGACAGGTGGTGCACGATCTGGATGAAGTGAATTTCGATGACACCTTGACCAGTGGAGGAACGGGGTTGCGCTTTAAGATCGCCAGCAATAATCCCGTCGATTTTCGTGTCGATGTTGCCAGCGGTGATGGCGAAATTTCCTGGTACTTTAGTGTCGGTCAGGCTTTTTAA
- a CDS encoding YXWGXW repeat-containing protein has protein sequence MKKFVMVSMLLFSLKAFPATPPAEQPRWPQEYKIANERKVTVFQPQAESLKDNVLKARAALRVQDGKNESYGSMVVTGSAMISKDQARVDIRDLKIQQVTLPSLTEQEKSLKEEMEKQFTGKSMEISYASLLKNLEVNGEQVKKVADLKNTPPQFIFSTVPSLLIMVDGEPVWTDIKGVKGVQRILNSSALIMHEDKKPYYLWALGKWFEASELHGEYRISKGPSSKYEMTKDDLIKEKKVDPIAGKTTDGKSIYGNATPKIFIATKPTELLQSDGDPQYQSISGTSLLYMSNSSNSIFLDSKSNEYYVLVSGRWFKNKDLSGDWAYVSAKELPADFKKIPANSPVAEILVSVPGTSQSTEALIATQIPQTATVKRDLKPQKIECDQGRIQWEKITGTSLEYAKNCNSPLIKVEDKMYYVVQNAVWFSSDSPAGPWVVAVAVPKEIYNIPASSPLYYVTYVHIYSVTKDVVTVGYTPGYNGTYVSPDGTIVYGTGYNYPSYQSSTVWYPASATYGFGAGYGWGYTDGFFMGFAMSTMMYPWGWGTCCWGGVYVNVDVTNVYTKWGKHSVITGPTGRGMTVNTIGGAKFARGNNDNIVYTRKDGQVYRRTGKDSWQRYSGPGTWSDVARDNQSVKNELENMHASGNFNERRDLPERPAGDHQPLLRGGGGFGGGGFRGGGFRR, from the coding sequence ATGAAGAAATTTGTCATGGTTTCGATGCTTTTATTTTCGTTAAAGGCTTTTCCCGCAACACCTCCGGCGGAACAGCCTCGCTGGCCTCAAGAATATAAGATTGCGAATGAACGTAAGGTCACGGTGTTTCAACCTCAAGCCGAATCTTTGAAAGATAATGTTTTAAAAGCGCGAGCCGCCTTAAGAGTCCAAGACGGAAAAAACGAAAGTTATGGCAGTATGGTGGTTACCGGATCCGCCATGATTTCGAAAGATCAAGCCCGTGTGGATATTCGAGATTTAAAAATACAACAGGTGACGCTGCCTTCTCTTACGGAACAGGAAAAATCTTTGAAAGAAGAAATGGAAAAACAGTTCACCGGAAAAAGCATGGAAATTTCCTATGCTTCGCTCTTAAAAAATTTGGAGGTCAACGGGGAGCAAGTAAAAAAAGTGGCGGATCTTAAGAACACGCCCCCACAGTTCATTTTTTCAACGGTTCCTAGTCTGCTTATTATGGTGGATGGAGAGCCCGTATGGACCGACATCAAAGGAGTCAAAGGAGTGCAAAGGATACTCAATTCCTCGGCTCTTATCATGCATGAAGACAAAAAGCCTTATTATCTTTGGGCTTTGGGAAAATGGTTTGAGGCTTCTGAACTTCATGGTGAATACCGAATCAGCAAAGGTCCTTCCTCCAAATACGAAATGACCAAAGATGATTTGATTAAGGAAAAAAAAGTCGATCCCATTGCGGGAAAGACCACCGATGGCAAAAGCATTTATGGCAATGCAACACCTAAAATTTTCATCGCCACAAAGCCCACTGAACTTTTGCAATCCGATGGGGACCCTCAATATCAGTCCATCTCTGGCACAAGTCTTCTTTATATGTCCAATTCTTCGAATTCCATTTTCTTGGATTCAAAAAGTAACGAGTATTACGTCTTGGTGTCCGGAAGGTGGTTTAAGAATAAAGATCTTTCTGGGGATTGGGCTTATGTTTCCGCTAAAGAACTTCCAGCAGATTTTAAAAAGATCCCTGCGAACAGTCCCGTCGCTGAAATCTTGGTCTCCGTTCCAGGAACTTCACAGTCGACAGAGGCGTTGATCGCGACACAAATTCCCCAAACGGCGACGGTGAAACGAGATCTGAAGCCACAAAAAATCGAATGCGATCAAGGTCGAATTCAGTGGGAAAAAATCACGGGCACCTCGTTAGAGTATGCAAAAAATTGCAATTCGCCGCTCATCAAGGTTGAAGATAAAATGTACTATGTTGTGCAGAATGCCGTTTGGTTTTCTTCAGACTCACCGGCAGGGCCTTGGGTTGTAGCAGTGGCGGTGCCAAAAGAAATTTATAACATACCGGCCTCCTCGCCACTTTATTATGTGACCTATGTGCATATTTATAGTGTTACGAAGGATGTCGTCACTGTAGGTTACACTCCTGGATACAATGGTACTTACGTTTCGCCAGATGGAACTATCGTCTATGGCACTGGCTATAACTATCCGTCTTATCAAAGTTCGACGGTGTGGTATCCAGCCTCGGCGACTTACGGATTCGGCGCGGGTTACGGCTGGGGCTACACCGATGGATTTTTTATGGGCTTTGCGATGAGCACGATGATGTATCCTTGGGGATGGGGCACATGTTGCTGGGGTGGCGTTTATGTGAATGTCGATGTCACGAATGTCTATACAAAATGGGGAAAGCACTCAGTGATCACTGGGCCCACGGGGCGAGGTATGACTGTCAACACCATCGGAGGTGCAAAGTTCGCTCGGGGTAATAACGACAATATCGTCTACACTCGCAAAGACGGACAAGTCTATCGTCGTACGGGCAAAGACAGTTGGCAGCGCTACTCAGGTCCCGGTACGTGGTCGGATGTGGCTCGCGATAATCAAAGCGTTAAAAATGAACTAGAGAACATGCATGCCAGCGGAAACTTTAATGAGCGTCGCGATTTGCCCGAGCGTCCCGCAGGGGATCATCAACCTTTGCTTCGCGGTGGGGGCGGGTTTGGCGGTGGCGGTTTTAGAGGTGGAGGCTTCCGACGCTAG
- a CDS encoding L,D-transpeptidase family protein — MKNSLINAALAALVVTASGAVTYAQSAGTQQAVSKDQLVVGKRYYISADSLNVRSSNSTAPGNIVGKLYRNDIVEVYDVLNAATPLVQVKIVKSSSISNQGELYVSKDYLSEKEFVLPLSKYFVIQNVATEKTRVYERCTVTPDCPHTLVMETDMVVGRPEEGSEEDPNAYKTWVGHGKISEWVKFYQDGLGFYPRWYTKGQDISTIPKPITDSMSLYMGSQRWIVKNDQGKKSNYGAFGWYAAKLTPEGENGGVNYQWIHGTMGWGKDGSKPIEITRGKMINFFANPGSHGCTRVENRAVAYMRHLLPVGTDVYRVYAREATREGYPYRRYANQTSSYKWQYMLLTNGAGESNGLTSDAATIRAQGIRAILNVNLIEQGVYEVDRYPTVAPLDYSKSAASGKSGDRYEIDDKVKNGSNFRGYFLIDEGRFANYAHPSYQATNGAVRTSGLADFRNSVPEFLNARAGSFVIPPVNGK; from the coding sequence ATGAAAAATTCATTGATCAATGCCGCACTCGCGGCATTAGTGGTGACAGCTTCAGGCGCGGTAACCTACGCGCAATCAGCAGGGACTCAGCAGGCAGTATCCAAAGACCAACTGGTGGTGGGAAAGCGCTATTATATTTCAGCCGATTCCTTGAACGTTCGTTCTAGCAACTCGACCGCTCCAGGCAATATCGTCGGGAAACTTTATCGTAACGATATCGTTGAGGTGTATGATGTGTTGAATGCAGCGACCCCATTGGTGCAAGTGAAGATCGTGAAGTCTTCCAGCATTTCTAATCAAGGTGAGCTCTATGTCTCTAAAGATTATTTATCTGAAAAAGAGTTCGTTCTGCCTTTGTCGAAATATTTCGTGATTCAAAACGTAGCGACGGAAAAAACTCGTGTGTATGAGCGTTGCACGGTGACTCCGGATTGTCCTCATACTTTGGTGATGGAAACAGACATGGTTGTGGGACGTCCTGAGGAAGGTTCAGAAGAAGATCCAAATGCCTACAAAACCTGGGTGGGTCATGGAAAGATTTCTGAATGGGTGAAGTTCTATCAAGACGGTCTTGGTTTTTACCCGCGCTGGTACACCAAAGGTCAAGATATCAGCACGATTCCAAAACCAATTACGGACAGCATGAGTCTGTACATGGGTTCACAAAGATGGATTGTTAAAAACGACCAAGGTAAGAAGTCCAATTATGGTGCTTTTGGTTGGTATGCAGCGAAGCTGACTCCGGAAGGTGAAAACGGCGGCGTGAACTATCAATGGATTCACGGAACGATGGGCTGGGGTAAAGACGGTTCCAAGCCGATCGAAATCACTCGCGGCAAAATGATTAACTTCTTTGCCAATCCGGGCTCGCATGGTTGCACGCGTGTTGAAAATCGCGCGGTGGCCTATATGCGCCATCTTTTGCCGGTAGGAACTGATGTTTACCGTGTCTATGCGCGTGAAGCCACTCGTGAAGGTTATCCTTACCGTCGCTACGCGAATCAAACTTCGTCGTACAAATGGCAATACATGTTGTTGACGAATGGCGCTGGTGAATCCAACGGTTTAACTTCGGATGCCGCCACGATCCGCGCCCAGGGCATTCGCGCTATTCTGAATGTGAATCTGATCGAGCAAGGTGTCTACGAAGTAGATCGTTATCCTACGGTAGCGCCGCTTGATTACTCGAAGTCAGCCGCATCTGGAAAATCGGGCGATCGTTATGAGATCGATGACAAAGTTAAAAACGGTTCGAACTTCCGTGGTTACTTCCTAATTGACGAAGGTCGTTTTGCGAACTACGCGCATCCAAGCTATCAAGCGACAAATGGGGCGGTCCGTACCAGCGGTTTGGCGGACTTTAGAAACTCTGTTCCTGAGTTCTTAAATGCCAGAGCGGGCTCGTTTGTGATCCCACCGGTAAACGGCAAATAG
- a CDS encoding JmjC domain-containing protein gives MSILEQLLAPMTLSDFSTTHLSREPYAAPEKASFLRNCLSWNTLNEILYTGHKNCWLPLQGKLPIEEELCTGQLTFSQARKGFESGRTVLVRHAEQAHPLFAAVARDFYRLFNEPVDVQLYCTPSGQEGFDWHYDYEDVFVIQSDGEKEFRLRKNTVNPGALIQKPSQLEDLQKETTRAELRCYLKPGDWLYIPAGYWHKALALTDSYHISVGVLRGKEKKPSVGSLHL, from the coding sequence ATGTCGATCCTGGAACAACTTCTCGCTCCCATGACACTGTCAGATTTTTCGACAACTCATTTGTCGCGGGAACCCTATGCGGCGCCGGAAAAAGCGTCTTTTCTTCGCAATTGCCTTTCGTGGAACACACTGAATGAAATCCTCTATACCGGCCATAAAAATTGCTGGCTCCCTTTACAGGGAAAGCTTCCTATAGAAGAAGAGCTTTGCACGGGACAACTGACTTTCAGTCAGGCACGCAAAGGGTTTGAATCAGGCCGCACGGTTTTAGTTCGTCATGCCGAGCAAGCCCATCCCCTGTTCGCCGCTGTCGCGCGAGATTTTTATCGATTATTCAACGAACCAGTCGATGTTCAACTTTACTGTACACCTTCAGGACAAGAAGGTTTTGACTGGCATTATGATTATGAAGACGTGTTCGTCATTCAAAGCGATGGAGAAAAAGAATTTCGTCTTCGCAAGAACACGGTGAATCCGGGAGCCTTGATTCAAAAGCCTTCGCAACTTGAGGACTTGCAAAAAGAAACAACTCGCGCGGAGTTGCGCTGTTATTTAAAACCAGGAGACTGGTTATACATTCCGGCAGGCTATTGGCACAAAGCTTTAGCCCTCACGGATTCTTATCATATTTCTGTGGGCGTTCTACGTGGTAAAGAAAAAAAGCCTAGCGTCGGAAGCCTCCACCTCTAA
- a CDS encoding hemerythrin domain-containing protein gives MLIYEALRKDHDDVKELLARLLELDETREASKERSDLIEQIVEALIPHARAEEAVLYNSLRMLEASKDEAMHAYREHMEAEGLLRVLQVQDKANLPWKATARKLRQSLEHHIQEEEGHMFTTAQGLFTDEEAEAMTDEFLDMKMEVSEKGFMGTTLDMITNLMPPEMSDALRNNNNRHIQ, from the coding sequence ATGCTTATTTATGAAGCTCTCCGTAAAGATCATGACGATGTAAAAGAACTCTTAGCCCGCTTGCTTGAGCTTGATGAGACTCGAGAAGCCTCGAAAGAACGGTCCGACTTAATTGAGCAGATCGTCGAAGCTCTGATTCCACATGCGCGCGCAGAAGAGGCGGTGCTTTACAACTCTCTACGTATGCTAGAGGCGTCTAAAGATGAAGCCATGCACGCGTATCGCGAACACATGGAAGCCGAAGGTCTGTTGCGTGTCCTGCAAGTGCAAGACAAAGCAAACTTACCGTGGAAGGCCACCGCAAGGAAACTCCGCCAGTCCTTAGAACATCACATTCAAGAAGAAGAAGGCCACATGTTCACCACCGCACAAGGTCTTTTTACTGATGAAGAAGCTGAAGCGATGACAGACGAATTTTTGGATATGAAGATGGAAGTCAGTGAGAAAGGATTCATGGGAACAACCTTGGATATGATCACGAACCTGATGCCCCCAGAAATGTCGGATGCGCTTCGTAACAATAACAATCGCCATATTCAGTAA
- a CDS encoding DUF1254 domain-containing protein: MMWLVVLTFLFPSTVYAQSEDARTRHLEMLAKKATIYAYPMVENVRVIYDQFYNRDSKSFKATVNTLRTTVSLPNANIRVPSQNLDVGYGYLLMDLRAEPFVISLPKITKDRYHSVQIVDLYTYNEDYIGTRKDGREDGPFLIVGPHWSGSTAGFQRVIKVETEFALALFRMQILNSEDLDKVQSLQSQYQALPLSAFQKTASPPVKPAVTFPPVLDKNDPDAYFSAFNFVLSLAPVLKNEKALRADFESLGLIPGSSFELARLNPEQRAALRKGFAEGLAEIQEVAHNTGDTRNLYGSRKFFKENYLNRAVGAYIGLYGSSREEAVTVAWRVDEINDGEKLDASKYNYTLRFTKNNLPPVKAFWSLTMYDENLYLSKNSLNRYAISSSALSELKRDSDGGLTVYIQRHSPGTSKEANWLPAPSGPFVAVLRMYAPTKEVQEGLWKKPSMTAVNPSALSKK; the protein is encoded by the coding sequence ATGATGTGGCTGGTGGTGTTGACGTTTTTGTTTCCGAGCACCGTGTATGCTCAATCCGAAGATGCCCGCACACGTCACTTAGAAATGCTTGCCAAAAAAGCGACTATTTATGCCTACCCCATGGTCGAAAATGTCCGTGTTATTTACGATCAATTTTATAACCGCGATTCAAAGTCTTTTAAAGCCACGGTGAATACTTTGCGCACCACAGTCTCTTTGCCGAATGCAAACATCCGCGTTCCTTCGCAAAACCTCGATGTGGGCTACGGTTACTTGTTGATGGATTTACGTGCAGAGCCTTTCGTGATTTCTCTTCCTAAGATCACGAAGGATCGTTATCACTCTGTTCAAATCGTGGATCTTTACACCTACAATGAAGACTACATCGGCACTCGAAAAGACGGTAGGGAAGACGGGCCTTTCTTAATCGTCGGGCCGCATTGGAGCGGAAGCACTGCGGGATTTCAGCGTGTCATTAAGGTCGAGACCGAATTTGCGCTGGCATTATTTCGCATGCAAATTTTAAATTCTGAGGATCTTGATAAGGTTCAGTCCCTGCAATCTCAATATCAGGCGTTACCTCTGAGTGCTTTTCAGAAGACGGCATCGCCTCCTGTAAAGCCAGCTGTGACTTTTCCACCTGTTCTGGATAAAAACGATCCAGATGCCTATTTTTCAGCCTTTAATTTTGTTCTCAGCTTGGCGCCGGTGTTGAAAAATGAAAAAGCGCTTCGCGCGGATTTCGAAAGTTTGGGGCTTATACCGGGAAGCTCTTTTGAACTAGCGAGACTGAATCCTGAACAGCGCGCGGCTCTTCGAAAAGGGTTCGCCGAAGGTTTGGCCGAGATCCAAGAGGTCGCGCACAATACGGGTGATACCCGAAATCTTTACGGCTCACGAAAATTTTTTAAAGAGAATTACCTCAACCGCGCAGTGGGAGCTTACATCGGACTCTATGGAAGCTCTCGAGAAGAAGCGGTGACTGTTGCTTGGCGCGTGGATGAAATCAACGACGGTGAAAAGTTAGATGCTTCGAAGTATAACTACACTTTGCGATTTACAAAAAACAACCTGCCGCCGGTAAAGGCTTTTTGGTCCTTAACCATGTATGACGAAAATTTGTATCTGTCTAAGAATTCGCTGAACCGCTATGCGATCAGCTCAAGTGCGCTTTCCGAGCTTAAGCGCGATAGTGACGGTGGCTTGACGGTTTATATTCAACGGCATTCTCCCGGAACATCAAAAGAAGCCAATTGGTTGCCCGCACCTTCCGGACCCTTCGTTGCCGTACTCAGAATGTATGCGCCGACAAAAGAAGTGCAAGAAGGGCTTTGGAAAAAGCCAAGCATGACAGCCGTCAATCCTTCGGCACTTTCCAAAAAATAG